GGGGCGTGGGTTTCAGTCCTCACTCTGCTAGTTCAGCTGTACGTCTACACCCAAACCCTCTCAGTTCCTCTAGCTGTAGAGTGGGGCAAGAATGCTAGATCCTAAGGGAACTTGAGTGCTACTGGAGCAAATTTCAGTTGTAGGTGCTTCTTTCCACATTCTGATTGGGCCAAAACCAGAGGGATTTCAGTTAGTTAGGGTGGACGCTGGCCGGCTGGGTCTCCCCTTTCCCTGGCATAAACGTACAGTTTGCTTTTTGCTTCAAATCTGAAGCCACTTCCAACATGTcctcttaaacaaacaaaaaacccagcgaTCGTAGCCACTTGACAGGGTTGCAATACTGAAATAAGATAAACTTTGCAAACCGCTTAGGACCACAGGTGTTCTGTAAGTGGCGAGTAACAAGAATGACGATGACGAATGGTCCCCCTTAGGGGGGCAACAAGGAAACCTTCGTAAAATCAGCCTGTCCAGGGACTCAAGATGAAACCTAGATTTGGAGGTGCCCGGGACGAAAGTCAAATTCCGTGACTTACTCAAAGACCGTGCCTTTCCAACTCCGCGACAGCCACCCCGGTTTTCGTTAGTTGGAGGCGGCGAAGGCacggatgggggtggggaggggagcagcggCCCTTAAGCAAGGCAGGGGACAGGTCAGGGCACGAGGCTGAAGGCAGGCAGGCGGCTGATGAcccgggaggggggcgggggcccgCTACTCACCGCGGCCCACCACCAGGCGTGCGGGATGCTGGTGAAGTTGGTGTTGGGCACGTCGTGCTCCACGGAGTAGACGGCCGCCGAGAAGGTGAAGATGCCCATGGTGATGAAAAGCATGAGGCAGCCCACCTGCTGGTAGCACTGGCGCAGCGTGAAGCCGAAGGCGCGCAGGCCCGTGGAGTGGCGGGCCAGCTTGAGGATGCGCAGGACGCGCATCAGGCGCATGACGCGCAGCACCTGGCCCACCTTGCCCACGCGGCCCACCGTCTCCAGCTCGTGCTCCCGCGGCGCGCCCTTGCTGCGCGCCTGGTCCTCGCCCGTGAGGCACTCGAGCAGCAGCTGCAGGTAGAGCGGCAGGATGGCCACCAGGTCCACCAGGTTGAGGGCGCTGCGCGCGAAGCGCCGCAGGTCGGGCGTGGAGGCGAGGCGCAGCAGGAACTCGAGCGTGAAGAAGGCGATGCACAGCATCTCCACGTGCTCCAGGATGGGCCGCGGgtcgccgccgcccgcgccctgCGCCGCCCGGTGCTGCATCTCCTCCACGGTGTTGAGCGCCAGCGCCACGACGGACACGAGCACGAAGAGGCTGGAGGCCACCCCGATGGCCTTGGCGGCCACGGACGAGAAGGGCTTCTCCAGAAGGTTCCAGAGGCGGCGGCGCTGCGGCCCGTAGAAGCGCATGTCGCGGAAGAGCTCCTCGGCCTCCTCGGCCTGCGCCTGCGCGCGCAGCTCGCGCTGGATCTTGAGCTGGTCGCTGAGCTCGTCGCGCCGCTCCTCGAAGCAGATGCGGCAGCAGCGCGGCGTGTACTTGAGCCGCACGCCCCAGTAGCCCAGCTCCTCCAGGAAGCAGCGCGGGCACAGCTCGTCGCGCACCAGCAGCACGCCCGACGCGTAGAAGTTGTAGACGAGCTGGAAGACGGCCGGGTCGCGGTCGAAGAAGTACTCGTCCGTCTGCTCCTCGTAGTCGTCGCACAGGCCGAGCTGGCGGCTGCGGCTGGTGGACGTGGCCAGGCGGCCCAGGCGCGTCTTGGGGTAGCAGGCCAGCTCGCAGCAGTCCAGCCGGTAGCTCTGGCCGCCCACGTTCACGTTCAGGGTGGACGACGCGGCGGGAGGGGCGGCGCGGCCGTCGGGCTGCGCGCCGGGGGCGGCCTCAGGCCGTCCGTCCTCCTCGCCTGGGTCGTCCTTCAGctcgtcctcctcccccccatcGTCGTCCTCCTCGATGTAGTAGTTATAGTTGCCCTCGGTCCACGGCGGGATGCTGGCCAGGGAGCCGGAGCGGGCCCCCACCGAGCAGACGCTCCTGCGGTGCTGGCTGCTCCCGGCCTGGGGCGCGTCCCCGCTCTCTGTAGTATTCCAGGGCCTGTAGCCCCACGACCGCCGCCTCTCGCTCTGCTTCAGCATGGCTGCGGCAGGTGCACCCCCTGCTCTGCCTGGGGACTGCCACCGGGAGGATGGATCCCAACCCCTGCTCTGTCTGAGAGGGGCCTGCACCAGACGACCAAcgtgcccagcccagccctgggggaACTCACCAGACGCAGGCAGATGGCTGATGACTGCTGCTCTAATCTTGCTGATAGGGAAGCAGCAAGTGTTAGGAGGGATTTAGAGCCTCTTAGCCactttcctcccccctctccctgccctgcctgacGTAGGGGTTGACTACGTGGTCTTAAATCTGTAGATAATCAGAAGGCGGCAGAGGTTATTGCCAATAAAAATGTCGCCAATCCTCAGGCCCGCCCTCAGGAAGTGCTCAGCGAGTTTGGACCCCGGGGGAATCCGTGAATTAGCTGTAGTTGCACGGATGGCTGTGTTTTGGTCTAACTGATGGAATTGGAGCCCCTGTGATCAAGGAAAGAGACGGCAGCAGAATGCTCAAAGCGAGTTGGTCACAAGTCTGTCTTCTACTCCGCGTAGCCCCTTGTTTAGATCACCTAAGACCTCGAATGTTTCCCAGGCTCTTTCTGTCACACGATCACAGTCGTGTTTCCCAATGGGTTCTGCCTAGCAGCCTTGCCCTACTGGATTTCCATTGGCCtgtttctctgcctgtctctttcccttccttctcttgaaTGGTAAGAACATATTTCCAGAAAGAATCCAGGACTGGTGGGTACATGTTCTTGCAGTCCTGCTTAGCTGCTGTGTTAGGCCATATGTAAAGGTGGCCAGACTTTATTCCGAGGAAAAGGTCTTGATCGTTTTCCCAAAcctcagttaaaatttttttttaggtttctttccaTGGATCAAGTAACGTGCTAACGGCTGGGGATGGAAACCCGATGGAGACACAGTTGCTCATGGTTTTGTAGGTGATGGAAACAGGCGAGCCCAGCTAAAGAGTGGGtggcagagaaaaggaagagactggTTTTGAGCagggaatttgtttttaaattcaatttatgtTGACTAGCTCATggttatggtttaaaaaaaaaattcaaaaggcacagggtacctgggtggctcagtcagttgagcatctcttgatctcagcttggttgttgatctcagggttctgagctCAAGCTCCCTggggggctccacactgggtatgaAGCGtacctacaaaaataaattcaaaagatacGAAGGTGCATTACAGTGGACAGTTTCTCTTTCCCAAACCAAACTTCCAGTTACCACATGTGCCACTGAAGAAGCAACCACTGTTACTCATCCAGAATACTTTTTGGTTGTTCTTTCAGAACTATTCTAAACAAATACAAGCTAAATCCTATCTCCATCTGGCATCTGAAAATCTCTATATTATCAACACAAATCATAGTACTCTCTACACATTGCTTTTTCCAATTAACCATGTGTCTCAGAGGTGTTTTTATGTGTGAACATAGATGTCTGCCTAATTTTGAAAATAGTCTGACAGTGATAAACATTCAGatggttttatatatttgctCTTATGAACAATGGCGCAGCAAATAACCCTGTCATGGGCGTTACTTTATATGTGTTTACAATGTGTAGGAAGGATCACAAAGAAATCTGATCAGACGGGGGCAGAACAAATTGGACAGATTCCTTGGGGAAAGATTGAAAATGACATCATCTTACACATACATGGAACGATCagggttatttaaaataatattctgtcCAATAGGAATGTGTGGGCCTTATTTGGAATTCTGATTCAAACAAAaagcttaaaacatttttgagaccACTGGAAATTTGATTTGATGATATTTAGGAACTGTTAGAATGCTTTATGCGggtgcacctgtgtggctcagtcagttgagtgtctgactttggctgagggcatgatctcactgctggtaagttcgagccttgcattagGCTCCctcctggcagctcagagcctagagcctgcttcagattctgtatctccctctgtgtctgtccctcccctggtggtgctctgtctcaaaaataaataaacattaaaaaaaagaataaggaatgcTTTTATGATAATGGTCTTGTCATGTAGAAGCGAAAGGCTGTGTATCTTTTATACAAACATACTGAGGCATGTATGGATGGAGTGATTGGATACCTGAGATTTGCTTCAAGATAATataggagagagaaagtgggtgGGCATTGCGTtgagtcggggcacctgggtggtttagttggttaagtgtccaactcttgatttcagttctggtcatgatctcatgggttagtgagttcgagccccacatggggctttgcactgacagcagagagcctgcttgggattcattctctctctctctctctctctctctctctctctctctctctctctctctcccccccccctctccccctctctctctccccccctctccccccctctccccctctctccccctctctccccctctctccccctctctcccccctctctccccctctctccccctctctccccctcccctacatgTGTATGTGCTTGCTCGCACTctcaaaacttaacaaaaaactGGCTGTGAGTCAGTAACTGCTGAGTGATGGGAATATAGAGTTTCGTTATACTGCTCTCCTTTTGTAtgtgtttgaattttttcataatcaggttttaaaaagacacataaagGATACCTTGTTAGAGGTGGAATTGGCAGGTCCAAGACCCCACGTTTGCAATTCTGATCAATGATGCCAATGTCCCTGCTAACAATATTACTAATTTAAAACTCATCATCACACTTCTTCAGCTctgcccattttataggtgaaaaatGACATgtgggatcatttttttttaatttgtaaatgtttgtttatttttgagatacagagccggggagggacagaaagagagggggtgaGAGGATCCAAAGGAACgtctgcactgatagcagggagcccagcatggggctggaacccacgaacctaATCGTGACTTGCgtcaaagtcggctgcttaaccgactgagccacccaagcacccctgacaCGTgggataattttaatttgtatttctcttactgTGAATGCAGTTTGGCACCTCTTCATGTCATTAGCCATATTTTTTTGCTGTGTTTCTTACTGATTTGCGGGAGAGCTTTCTACATTCTGAGAATAAACCCTTTGGTGGGGGCTTTATGGTTTGCAATTTTATCCTTcggtgggtttttttcccccgtgTAAATTGTTTATTTGAAGACTTCTCAGTGTTGTGTCCTATTAGGAAAGTCTTTGCCACTCTgtaatttctaagaattttcttcTTAGGGTTTTACTTCTCACAATTAAGGATTTGATCCGTCAAGAATTAATTTTGATGTAAAGAGTGAGATACGGACCCAactctgttttccagattttATCCACATGTCCCAACACATTAACTGaatgatttctcttttcctcactggTGTATAATGCTATCTTCGTCATGTAGTTCAGTTTTGATTATGCCTTATGGTTGTTGGGCCAGGTAGCAGTTTCTACAGGGTCCGCACCTGCTGTCGCTGTTAACCTTTCAATAAGCCTCAAATCTACAAGCTTAAGATAACACCTAAGCAGTCCTAGCCTTTAAGTTCATAAATGCACTTCTAGTGTTCTCTTACTAGCATacgatatatttttttaagttaaatttttttagtgtttatttttgagagacaaagcacttgtgggggaggggcagagagagagggagacacagaatccaaagcaggatccaggctctgagctgtcagcacaaagcccaccatggggctcaaactcaggaactctgagctcatgacctgagccgaagtcagacacttaaacgcccgagcctcccaggcacccctttctgaCATAGAGTATTAGTGTTGTCTCTCCATTCGCACCACGAACTGCTTTCcggttttatctcttttttatattGTGCTCCGTTCTGTCAACAAGTACCTTTTCTCTTCCAAATCGATCGTACTACTAGAAAAAATTACCACTGTTTTCATAgttctcatttcctctctttccATTGTGGTCATCGACCGCTTCTTACCTAAGCTCTCAACATCGTCGTGGCTTTAGTACTGAAAAGCAGGAGAGGTGGTCATGTTTGTAGGACCTCTCAAAGCTAAACACAACATAACCATGTCGTGGACGGAGGTGGATACCCTTGTTGGGCCCCCTGGAATGGTCTCTTACCCCTCAAATGTGTCTCTCGGTGTGGGCGTGTCGCTTGGACTTCACCCTTGGATTTTACCTTTGCAAGGGGGACGGTCACCATACCTGGAAATGCTTTCTACCAAAGAGAACTGTCCAAAAAAAGAACACATGTGTTCCTAAAGTGATGAGTTCCTCCTCCTTGAATGTGTTCAAGAAGCTGCAGGGCAGAGGGAAACCTGTATGATCTTCAGGCTGGCTTCTGCCTTGAAATGACTCATATTCCAACTCTTTCCTCGAGGATTCATTTGCTCTGAATTCCCTTCTGCCTTTCTTCTCCTACAATCCTTGCCCTTCAGAAGTGAGCTCAGACATCACCCTCCTCTTGGAGCAGTCCTTCTCtgacacctctctctctttcctcaaggTAGGTTAGCTGCTCCTTTTCGGTGTTTCCATTTAAGGTAACACACATCACTAACATAGAATGTGAGGCACTTACTTTAATGAAGAGAGACTTAAACATTTTCCCATTAGGAAGTTTTAGAAGTGcattagagaaaaattttaaaaatcgaGTAAAGCACTAATCACCAGTACAACAATAATAGCATGCCTAGATTCTGAACTGTAGTAATGCTTACAACAACCTGTTGTGCTATTCCtgttttataggtaaggaaacaggGAAGTTAAATGACTAACTTGTGAGTGCACAGCAagtaaatggtagagctgggTTTTGTTCCGGACTAACCAGGCTAACCAACAGGTTGCAAAATAGCATATACATAAACACCACCTACAGTGTCATCAACCAAAGACaattactgttaatattttaacCTGTGTCTTTCCattcagtcacacacacacacacacacacacacacacacacacggatataTCTATTTAACCTAGTCGTGGTCATAttgaacataaaattatatatccTACTGTCTTCATTCAGCATTTTCACAGGAGcaattttaagcaatttttaaaatgttttatttatatttgagagacagagagacagcagacgagcgggggaggggcaggagcgagggagacagaatccgaagcaggctccaggctctgaggtgttagcacaAACCCAGACGCGgggctgagatcatgaccagagccgaagtcagatgcttcaccagctgagccagacaggtgccccagaagcatttttgatgaaaaaaaaaaaaaagcctttgtaaGCATTATTTTAAAGGCTACAAAATGCTCTGTATTTTGGCTGTGTCATCTGTAACTAAACCAAATCTCTCTTAtggaaataaatatgttttagtaTTCTACTATTATAAGTAACGATAAAAATAGGTTTGagagctttttgttgttgttgttcttaagggttttgtttttgtttttgttttttgtattctgAGTAATTCTTTGAGACCGTttggctagatttttttttttacaccattcTCTTTCAATATGGAGGCTTCCCATGTGCTGCTGGTCCTGACGTTTGTTCTTCTGAGGACAGCCTTTCTCCACTCcagcctgttttcttttcctccggCCAACTCCTGTTTGCCTTGGGTAGGTGGAAGGCTAACCCTTCTAGCCTGTCCTCTAGGATGGCCTCCCGGCCTCCCAGCCTCCGGCAGCATtcagccccctccccctacctGTTCTGCCCCAACAGCTTCATTTGGCCTAGCAGAGCCCTCAGCACAAATGCTATCTGCGTGCAAACAAGACAGGACTGCGAGTTCCAGAAGGGCCGGACAGTGGCTGCTTTGTTCAC
Above is a window of Panthera tigris isolate Pti1 chromosome D4, P.tigris_Pti1_mat1.1, whole genome shotgun sequence DNA encoding:
- the KCNV2 gene encoding potassium voltage-gated channel subfamily V member 2; its protein translation is MLKQSERRRSWGYRPWNTTESGDAPQAGSSQHRRSVCSVGARSGSLASIPPWTEGNYNYYIEEDDDGGEEDELKDDPGEEDGRPEAAPGAQPDGRAAPPAASSTLNVNVGGQSYRLDCCELACYPKTRLGRLATSTSRSRQLGLCDDYEEQTDEYFFDRDPAVFQLVYNFYASGVLLVRDELCPRCFLEELGYWGVRLKYTPRCCRICFEERRDELSDQLKIQRELRAQAQAEEAEELFRDMRFYGPQRRRLWNLLEKPFSSVAAKAIGVASSLFVLVSVVALALNTVEEMQHRAAQGAGGGDPRPILEHVEMLCIAFFTLEFLLRLASTPDLRRFARSALNLVDLVAILPLYLQLLLECLTGEDQARSKGAPREHELETVGRVGKVGQVLRVMRLMRVLRILKLARHSTGLRAFGFTLRQCYQQVGCLMLFITMGIFTFSAAVYSVEHDVPNTNFTSIPHAWWWAAVSISTVGYGDMYPETILGRFFAFLCIAFGIILNGMPISILYNKFSDYYSKLKAYEYTAMRRERGKVEFLQRAKKKMAECLARTHPQPTPRQES